In the Desulfitobacterium hafniense DCB-2 genome, TTCTTGAAGATCCTGGAACGCTTGATTTATCATTATGGTCATCGGCTTATCCAGTTTGAGGATGTCTATTATCACGGCCAATTAATCGAGTCCAAACAGCTGATTAAAAGCCGCTTTTTGAATAACAAAATCGGTATACCTATGACCAAGCAGCTGAAACGCATCGAGAAGACTCTATGGGAGCGGATTCATCCTTTGCAGAAGAAGCGCAGAGCTGCCTTGACCCGCCTTGTGGCTGTAAATCCAGAGCATTTGCTGGAGATCAAACCCTATGCCCGGCTCCTGGCCTTAAGGGAGGCTCATGCTTTAATGGAAAAGATTCATAGCTTTACCGAGGTGGATTACCAAGGGGTTTATGAGCGCTTATTGAAAGACCGCCGGCTTTTTGGCAAACTGGCCCAGGGCTTGGAACTTCCTGAGGGGATTGAGGAGCTATTGGAGGGAACCCTTGAAGATATAGCTAAAGGAGAGCTTAGTTATGAAGACAGCGCAGCTTTGTTCTATCTTAAGCTGAGGCTGGAGGGTGAACATTACTCGGATATACGGCAAGTGGTGATCGATGAAGCTCAAGACTATAGCCCCCTGCAGTACCAAGTGTTTAAGCTTTTGTTCCCGAACGCTCACTTCACTATCCTGGGGGATGTAGCCCAAACCATTGAGCGCACTGGAGATGAGGCAGCCTATGACCAAGTTAAGGAAATCTTCGCCTGCCCCCATACCCTTAAGCTTACCTTAACCAAAGGTTATCGCTCAACCTTCGAAATCAGCGCCTTTGCCCAGAGGATTTATGGAGAAAGCAGAGGTGGTTTTCCTTTTGAACGACACGGCCCGGAGCCGGAAGTAAAGCTCGCCGCCAACCTGCAGGAGATGACGGGAAAAATGCTTCGGGACATCGCGGCTTTTCAGGAAGAAGGCTTTGAAACAATTGCCGTGATCGGCAAGACCTTTGCGGACTGTCAGGAGATCTACAAAAAGCTTCATCAGAAAATCAAAGTTAGTCTGGTTCATCCCCGGGAAGGGGAAATGGAGAAAGGAGTTTTAATCATCCCGGCCTATGGAGCAAAAGGGCTGGAATTTGATTGTGCGTTGATTCATGGAGCGGATGCGCAGAATTACCAAAGCGAACTGGACAAACGGCTGCTCTATATCGCCTGCACCAGGGCTCTGCATCGTTTGCAGCTTTATGCAGTGGGTGAAAAAAGCCCTTTCCTGCGGTTCAGTGCGCATTAAATTTTGTTTTGGTGTGGTTTGGACCAAGATTTGTTGTATAATAAGTAACCAACACTTGGCAGCGCCTAAAATAGTTACGACAGTAAGGAGGGAAAGAATGCAATTTATATGCTACTCCAGATGCACGACGTGTCAAAAAGCACGGAAATGGTTAGAGGAAAAAGAGCATTCCTTTGAAGTCAGGGATATCAAAGGAGATAATCCAACCTTTGCGGAACTGCAAACATGGTATAAACTTAGCGGGTTGCCCTTGAAACGTTTCTTTAACACCAGCGGTCAACAGTATAAGAGCTTAAATCTCAAGGATAAGCTGCCTAAGATGACTGAAGAAGAGCAGTTAAAGCTTCTGGCTACAGATGGAATGCTGGTGAAACGCCCCCTTTTGCTGGGGGAGGATTTTGTTCTGACAGGTTTTAAAGAAGCTGAATGGGAAGAGAGATTAAACAAATCATAAGGCCGGCACTGACAAACTCAGTATCCTGATTAATCGGGGATACTGGGTTTGTTTTTTGCACAGAGTATGAATGACAAATCATGGTTGACATCACTTTGGGGTGAATGCTATTCTATAATAGTTTTTGAAAATAATATAAATATTAGAATTCCAACCAATACTACAATAAGGAGCGAAATAATGAAGCTTTCCAGCAAGGACATTTTAATTACAGGATTCGCACTCTTAGCTATGTTTTTTGGGGCAGGCAACCTAATTTTTCCGCCTATGCTTGGTTTGCAAAGTGGAGATCAGCTTTCCTGGGCTTTATTGGGTTTTATTGCTACAGGAGTTGGCTTACCTTTTTTAGGAGTAACTGCGGTGGCGAAAGCCGGCGGGGATTTGGAATTGCTCGCTAATCGGGTTCACCCTGCCTTCAGTAAAATGATCACGACGATTTCTGTTCTCTGTATCGGCCCCCTTCTGGCTATTCCCAGGACCGCCGCCACAACTTATGAAGTAGCGATTGCTCCTGTGACCCAGTCCATCCATCCTCAGCTGGCTTTATTGCTGACATCGGTTGTCTTTTTTATCATTGTCTTATTTTTTGTCCTAAGGCCGGCGAAAATTCTTGATAGTGTGGGTAAAATACTTACTCCCTTTATGCTGGTTTTTTTAACCCTGATCATTTATGTCGGAGTCACCCATCCTTTAGGAACGATGGCTCAAAGCAGCTATACCAATCCCTTTTCCCAAGGGTTTTTAGAAGGTTACAATACCATGGATGCTATCGCCTCGGTGATTTTTGGTATGATCATTGTTAAAGGGATCAAAGATAAAGGGGTTACCGATAACAATCAAATCGCCAGAATCACTATCATAGCAGGGATGATTGCGGCAGCGGGCCTGGGCTTTATCTACATTGGCTTAGCATATATCGGAGCTACGACGGGAACCTTATTTACCGGTACCAATCATGGGCAGATGCTGATCTTTGTCAGTGAATCCCTGTTAGGGGTCCTGGGCCGGACGGTTATTGGTGTCGTGATGGCTCTGGCCTGTCTCACTACGGCGATTGGACTGGTGGCCAGCTGCGGAGAATATTTCAGCCGTTTAACCCATAACCGGGTAAGCTATAATACCGTAGCAATCATTACCACTTTGGTCAGCTTTATTTTGGCGAATATGGGCTTAGCTAACATTCTGAAGATATCCGTACCGCTCTTGGAGTTCGTCTATCCGATCATTATTGTGCTGATTATGCTTGCTCTTCTTCATAACTTCTATAAAGGCAAGCGGGCAGTTTATGTATGGACAACGGGCATTATTGTACTCTTCGTCATCCTTGATACTCTCTATGATTTGGGAGCATCCCTGGGGATTAATCTCGCCTTTATCCGGGATGGACTGAATCTGCTGCCTTTCTATCATTTAGGTTTGGGGTGGCTGGTCCCCGCTGTACTCACCTTAGTTTTAAGTGTAGTCTTTACTGCCAATAAATCCGTCAAGGCCTAGACAACTAATGTTTAACAACAGGGAAATTCTCAGGTAAAGCAGAACTCTTTTTAAGGGTTCTGTTTTCTTTACACTGTCAGAAAGTATAAGCTTGCGCTATATACTTTCTAAGCATAAGGGCAACCAGCGACTTCGCCTCTTTTGTGAGTATAGGCTTAAAGATCGGCGAAGCCGGGTTTTCTTTATGAAAAATTTTAATGATCATGGCAATGAAAAACCCGGGTGAGTTTCTCTAATAGATAGGAAGGGGGGCGGACATGGGGATATTTGGCACCAAGGGAGTCGATAAAAAGACCTATGTGGCTTTGGTCACAGAGTATAAAAGCACAATGTATCGCCTTGCTTTCGGCTATCTCGGCGATGCAGACAAGGCCTTGGAGGCAGTGGATGAAGCTGTCTATTTAGGCTATGTTCATAGAAAAGAGTTGCGGGAACCCGTTTTTTTCAAGACATGGCTGACCCGAATTCTCATCAATGAATGCTATCGGCTGTTGAGAATGGGAAAGCGGGAAGTGATCATGGAAGCTCTGCCGGAGCAAGGGCAATCTTTTCCAGAAGGCACATTATCGCTCAAGATGGCTATACAAGGACTGTCTGAAGACCTCAGAAAGGTCATCGTGCTGCGTTACTTCGGTGGCTATACCATTGCCGATACGGCTGCACTTTTGGGAATTCCGGAGGGGACGGTAGCCACCCGTACACGAAAGGCCCTAAGACTCCTAAGAGTGGAACTGAGCGATCAGGAGGGGGGAGAGCAGTATGACAGAGGATAATCAAGATATGTCAAAGAACAGCCTTAATGGTGGGCAAGGCTGGGAGGCTTTGCTGGCAGAAGCTCATGCTGAACCTGAGGGCTTGGACTTTGTAGAAGAGCGGCTGGAGAACAGAATCGGGCTGAATAAGAGGAAAAAGAGAAGAAAGAGAGCAATTTACAGTTCCCTCTCGACCGTTGCCGCGGCACTGGTGTTCGTCTTTTTGGTCAACACCAATGGGGCTTTTGCCCAGACACTTTCTAGGCTTCCTGTGATCGGCCAACTGATTGAGTATATCCAGTTTGATAAGAGCCTGAGCAGAGCGATAGAAAATGAATATATTCAGGAGGTTGATCTGACCGCCTGGGATGGGGATAAGGGATTAGGCCTGCCTTATGTGCTGGCCGATGCCAAGAATTTGGTGCTCTTTTTTCAGCTTCCCGATGATTTTGAGCTGGCTGCTGATGAGTGGGCCCATATCTATCTTAAGGAGATGAGGGAGGGCAGAACAGGAGAGAAACTTGAAGGTTTTGCCTATACCACCTCCAGTTTGTCTCCAGAGGGAAGGGAAGAAAATCATGGCTTTATCATGCAGCGCTATCACTTTCCTGAAGGTGAGCTGCCTGAACAGATCTCTTTTGATGTGCTTTTGGAGTTGGAAAACCTCCCCCGTGAAAAGAGCGAAGCTCCTGTAGGGGAATTTGCCGAGGATGCTTATGAACACCAGATGCAAGAAATAGGGAGTTTTACCTTTGAAGTCAAATTTAATGAATTTGCTGAGCCCATCGTATCGGAATTTCATGAGCAGCTCAGCATCCGTGGTCAGAGCATCACTCTGGAAGAGATGAGGGTGTACCCGACAGGAACGGAAGTGTCCTTTGCCTTTGCTGATGAGAATACATCCTGGGTCAAAGGTTTGGATTTGACTGTAGCAGAAGAAGGGGAAAGCGTACTGAGAGGCAGTCAGGGGATCAGTGCCATATATAAAGAAGATTACAGCGGCATGACGGTTTTTATCGAATCGGATTATTTTGACAAGCCCAAGGAACAGGAGCTTTGGATTCGGGGCCTGCGTTTGCTGGATAAAGAAGAGGAATTTATTACGGTGGACCTGGAGAAGAAAACCATCACCCCGGCGATTGAGGGCATGGAGCTTAAAGAAGTGATCAAAGGAGAAGAAAAAGCTAACCTGGTGTTTGCCACCAAAGTCATGGGAGAGGAAGCCTTCGGTGCCTTCGCTTTCGATTATCAGGATGAGCAAGGGAACACCTATACACTGAAAAACATGGGCACTTCTTCATCCCAAAATTCCTGGATGGAAACGCACATAACTGTAGACTATCCCGAGTCCGGCCGGATCATCTTGCAAAGAGTATCATCCCCGCTGCTTATCCTGGAAGAGCCAATCCGTATTCCTCTTCCTCAACGTTAAATTAATCTAAGTTCATTAATATTCGTTGTTTTTTGGGGAGGAGAAATAAAAGGGGAAGTAGAATTATATAACTTATAGTGAAATTACTTTTTTGGAAAGGGGAGGAATTAATGAAAATTAACAAGAAACGCTTTGCTATAGCTATCCTATTGATAGCAATCCTTGTCTTAACAGGATGTACAGCAAACCAAAAAGCCATCTTCGATGCCTCAATGAAGATGCAAAAGGTCAATTCCATACAACAGCATATGACACTGTCTATGGAACTCAAGGGTACAGGACTGGACCCCATGATTCAGGAGCAAGTCGATCAAGTGGCGGCGATGCTCAATGACACAAAGATTGAACTTAATCTTAAGACCAAAACCAATGAAAAGCAAACCATGGTTCAATCCCAGGCAGATATGAATTTCAGTATGCCGGGACTGGAGATGAAGATGCCCCTCTGGATCGACATGGATCTCACAGGAGATCAGCCTAAGTTTTTGGAGATCATTCAAATGCCCCTCATGGCTAAAGCATCCTTGCCGCCTGAGTACATGAGCAAAGAGTATATGGTTATGGACCTTGCCAATACGAGCAGCTCAGAATTAGCTCCGATGGATATGACCAAGCTGATGGACTTCAGTGTGAACTTTCAAACCAAGTGGACGGACTTTTTGATAAGTTATGCTGACCGTTTTAACCCTGGCCTGGAGGTCGTCAGTGTGCCCGTTCAGGATCCTTCCATCCAGAAATACGCCATTCACCTTGATGACAAAGCATTTAAAGCTTTGTTAAGCTACACTGTCAATAATTTTGCCCAAGATAAAGAAGCCCAAGGCTTTTTGAATGATTATTTCCAAGCTGTTCTCGATCTGAGCGGCGGGGCCTCCTCTTTCGAAGGTGCCCTGGATGCTGAAGAGATGTTTGGCGACTCGGAAAGCTCTGCAGAGGCTTTAAGCCAGTTCAATGCGATCTTAGACTCCCTGCAGGATGTAACTCTGGTCGGAGAGAGCGGTATTCAATTGATCTACACCATTTCCGATGGTTACATTACCCAGACTGAAGGAAGCTTTGATCTGCAGATTGATTTGGCCCAAATGGCAGGCTTGTTGAATATTCCCAGTGAAGATGAGGAATCAACAGAAGTCAGCGGCATCCTGAATTTTATCATTAACTATAAGGCAGAGAATTCCAATATCAATCAACCTCTTGATATCCAAATTCCGGAATTAAGCACGGAGAACTCTTTCGACTACTTTGAATTTATGGAGGCCTCTTTGTCTGCGCTGGAGAACGTTGAGGTAGGCGTTGAGGAAGTTATTCAAGAACCTGCTCCGGAACCCGGCCCGGAACCTGTTCCACCGGCAGCCAATTCTTCTGAGGAGTCCGTTGCAGCGGCATCCGCACCTACGGATTATACAGTGCAGCCGGGCGATACATTAGCGACGATCGCGCTTAATCACTACGGAAGCTATGAACAGCATGCCGGCATCTACCAAGCCAATTTGGCAGCTTTTAAGAAGAATGGCAACCGGCTGGATGCAGGAATGGTCCTGACTCTTCCGGCTGAAGGACTGCTTGCACCATTGCCTGCGGAGAACGTAAAGCAAGTCTATACAGTAAAAGCAGGGGATACTTTAGGGAGCATAGCTAAACAAATCTACGGTGACAGTTCCCTCTATACCAAAATCTATGAAGCCAATCAAGAAAGATTAAAGAGCCCCAACCTGATTTTTGAAGGGCAAAAGCTGGTAATCCCTAACTGAAGTTTTTAAATAGTGCATAGAAAGACTGCTTTAAAGAGAGTGAATCTACCTTCGGGTAAATCACTCTCTTTTGGCAATTTATGGCGCTGTCCGCCCAACTGGCGGCCCTATCCTGAAAAAGGCAGCGGCAGAGGGTGGATAAGAATTCTGACACAAAAAGAAAAGATTAAAAGGAAATAAGCTGACCCAGAGAGAATAAATATAAAGTAAATTTCGAAATTTGGAAATTCGGGTATAAGCAGAAAAGAGCAAAGAAATGATGAGCAGAGAGGATTAAAGAGACAAAGTCCATGAAGAGGAGGATGAGGATGAATTTAGAGCAGGCTTTCCATGAAAGCTCCGCAGGCCTGTTGGTTACCGATGCAGACTTTAAAGTGATCTGGGCCAACCATTTCGAAGAAGAGTTCTATAATAAGCCGGTTATTGGCCTGGAAGTGGTGGATTGTCATCGGTCCGAGAACAGAGAGAAGATTAGTGAATTCCTCGCTCAGTTTAAAGCCGGAGCGATGAAAGAATTTACGAAAACTGCTGTGGGAATGATTATTACCTATAGCAGCTATACAGTAGACGGCGAGTTCGCCGGATTAGTCAGGACGAGAATTCGGCTGCCCAAGTGAATTCGGTTATCTATTATAACGAAGCCCCTCAGGATATGTTTGATATCTTGAGGGGCTTTCGTTATATATAAAAAAAGATTGACTAAACGTTCATAGTGTATATAATGAATATATACACTATGAACTTAGATAACAGGGAGGTGATCCGTTGGATATTATCATCAGCAACTCCAGTGGGAAGCCTATATATGAGCAAATCACGTCTCAAATCAAAAATCTGATTATCACAGGAGAGCTTAAGCCTGGGGAGGCCCTGCCCTCTATGCGTCTTTTAGCTAAAGAACTGCGTATTAGTGTGATTACGACGAAAAGAGCTTATGAGGATTTGGAACGGGATGGGTTTATCCAGTCCATCATGGGGAAGGGAAGCTTTGTCGCTGCGCAAAATACAGAGTTTATACGAGAAGAGCATTTGCGGAAGGTGGAAGAATACCTGCAAAAAGCTATTGAGACGGCTAAACTCTCAGATATATCACTGGAAGAGCTTATGGAGATCACGGCCATGCTTTATAAGGAAGGGGAGGAATAAATGGAAAATGTCCTCGAAACAAAGAATCTATCGAAAAGATATCAGGAGTTTGAATTGAAGAATGTCAGCTTTTCCTTACCCAAGGGCTGCATTATGGGGTTAGTCGGGGAGAATGGAGCGGGAAAAAGCACAACCATTAAGCTGCTGCTCAACTTAATCCGGCGTGATGGGGGAGAGGTGAAGATCTTAGGCAAGGATAATTTGAACCATGAGAAGGAGATCAAGGAAGACATAGGAGTTGTGTTTGATGAGAGCAACTTTCCGGATAATATGAATGCCGCGGATATATCCCTGGTGATGAACAATATCTATAGGAACTGGGATCAGAAGCTTTTTGACGGTTATCTGCGGAGATTTAGTTTGCCGCCCCAGAAAAAGGTCAAAGATTATTCCAGGGGTATGAAAATGAAGCTGTCTATCGCTGCGGCCTTGTCTCATCACCCTAAATTCTTGATTCTTGATGAACCCACCAGTGGTTTGGATCCCATGGTGCGGGAAGAAATTCTGGATATTTTTCTGGAGTTTATCCAGGACGAAGAACATTCTATCTTGATCTCCTCGCATATCATCAGTGATCTAGAGAAAATTGCCGACTATATTACGTTCATTCATAAAGGGAAAATATTATTCAGCGAGGCCAAGGATCAGCTTCTTGAGGATTATGGGATTCTCAAGTGCAGCCATACGGAATTGGATCAACTGGATAAAGGGTTGATCATGGGCTATCGGAAAAATCAGTTTGGCGTTGAAGCTCTGGTCAAAAGAAAAAAGCTCAAAGGCAAATTCCTGATCGATTCAGCAGGAATCGAGGATATTATGCTGTTTTATAGCAGGGGGGTAGGGAAATGAAAGGATTGATTATTAAGGATATCTTTGCCTTAAGACAGCAAGGTAAAATACTTTTGGCATTGCTGGTGTTCTATGCCGTCTATTCAGTCGTATTTCAAAATCTAAGTATGCTGGCAGGCATGATCGTTCTCCTCTGTGTTATGCTGCCTGTCACGACCATGGCTTATGATGAAAAAAGCAAATGGGATAAATATGCGCTATCTATGCCCATCCCCAGAAAAACCATTGTCCTCAGCAAATATTTGTTTGCGATCATAGCTGAATTTTTGGCAGTGATTATAATTGGCATTCTCGGTGGGATCATCGTCTTTTTTACAGGTGAAATGGTCATCGGGGAGATGCTCGTCATGACCTTGGCCTTAGGTGGAGCTGGTTTGTTCTTTCTCGCCCTTGTCCTGCCCATACTTTTTAAATTTGGTGTGGAAAAGGCCCGATTTATTATGCTGCTGGCGTTTTTTATTCCCTCAATGATTGTTATGATGCTTCCCCAGCTGGGGATTGAGCCTCCCAGTGCTCAAACCCTAAGATTTTTAGGATATCTATCACCTCTGATTGTGGCAGGTCTGCTCCTGTTTTCTGTGAAAATCTCCATTGGTATCTATAATAAAAAAGAGTTTTAGCCCTTTGCTCGGAAGGGGCTGGGAGCCGTTGAAGAGGAGGATCTTTGGACTGATGTTCAGAGATCCCTTTTGTGTTTGAGGATGGAGATTCCCTTTATTTGGCATACTAACTCAATAATAGTTATCTATAGAAACATTCAAGAAGGTCAGGGAAGTGTATGCTTAAGGAATTGATTCAAAAAGCCCTCTCTCAAGGGAATGAAAAAAATGCCAATGAAAAAGATCAATGGGAAGTCCAGGCTAAGGCTTTGGATCATTCCCTTCAGGAAAACCTGCAAAGTTTGCAGCAGATCTTTGAGCGGTGTGGTGATATTACTTTCCGGGAATTTAAGATTAATGCTGGTGAGTCCATCGATGCCGCACTGATTTATTTCCAGGAAATTACTGATGCCAAAAAAATTTCCGAGTATATGCTGGGGCCGATAATGATGCATGAAACATCTGGGGCGGCTGACGATGGTCAGCCGGTTGCTGAGAAAATCGTTGACTTTGTCCGGAATCACTTAAGCACAGCGGCCAATGTGGAAACGGCCCGGGACATAGGCGAACTAACCAAAGGGATATTGGACTCTAAGGTGGCTTTACTTATCGAGGGAGCGCCGGCTGCCTTATTGATGGATGCTCATGGGGAAAGAGCGAGGAGTATAGCAGAGCCTGATTCAGAGCCGGTGGTCAGGGGACCTAAAGACGGCTTCGTGGAATGTTTAGCCACCAATGTCATGCTGCTGCGCCGCCGCATACGCACCAGCCGCTTTAAGATGGAGGCCTTCGAGATAGGTGAGCTGACCCGCACGAAAGTAGGTGTCTGCTATATTCAGGGAATCGCTGATAATAAAATCGTGGAAGAAGTAAAGATCCGTCTGCACAGGATTAAAATAGATGGAGTTCTGGCCAGCGGCTATATCGAAGAAATGATTCAGGATGAATCCCTATCGAATTTTCCTTTGATCTTCACCACGGAACGTCCTGACCGGGTCGCGGGCTGTTTGCTGGAGGGCAGAGTCGCTATTATGGTGGACAATACTCCTGTGAGCCTGGTGGTGCCCTGCACTTTTATGACACTGCTGCAGGCCTCTGAGGACTATTTTACGACTGCCGAATTTTCCACCTTTATTCGTATTTTGCGTTTTATCGGCCTCAATTTCTCTCTGATGCTCCCGGCCTTAACGGTGGCTGTTTTTTCCTTTCATCAGGAATTGATTCCCCTGCCCTTGCTCGCCACTGTGGCAGGCGCCCGCCAGGAATTGCCTTTTCCCATTTTTCTGGAGATTCTTGCTATGGAAATAACCTTTGAATTGCTGCGGGAAGCAGGGGTCCGCCTTCCTAAAACCATAGGCCAGGCGATTAGCACCGTAGGGGGTATTGTCATTGGCCAAGCTGCGGTAAACGCCGGTTTTGTGTCGCCCTTATCCGTAATTGTCGTGGCTTTGACCGCTATTTCCTCCTTTACGATTCCTAATTATCCGGCCGGGACGTCTATTCGTATCCTGCGCTTTTTCCTTTTGGTATGTTCGGCTATTTTAGGAATCGTAGGAGTTATGTTTGCTCTTATGTTTATTCTTTTTCATCTCAACAGTTTAAGATCCTTTGGAGTGCCTTATCTTACCCCCTTTGCGCCCTATAGCCTCAAAGATCTTAAAGACACCGTCGTTCGTGCGCCCTGGTGGGCGATGCTCGCCCGTCCCCGTTTGGTGAATGAGGGGACGGAACGTCAGGCAAGGAATCAGGGGCCCCAAAAGCCGGATCAAGAGGGAGGGGACTCTCATCGATAGAGTGCGCATATCTGCTTCACAATTTGCCGTGCTTTTGTTTTTAACGATTATGGCGACGGCTGTTCTTGTCGTCCCCAGTATTACGGCTAAGACGGCCGGTCAGTCAGCCTGGATGGTACCTGCTCTGGCAGCGGGATTGGGATGTCTCACTCTATGGCTGACGACAAAGCTCAACCGGCGTTTTCCGGAAAAGAACTTAATCCAATACAGCAGGACTATCGCCGGAAAGTATCTGGGGAAAATGATCGGGATCGGCTATATGATCTTTTTCTTGGTGTTTAGTTTCTTGATTGTACAACAGGTTGCTGAAGTTCTGTATTTTTTTCTTTTGAAAAATACTCCTCCCTGGTTTCTCGCTCTTTGTTTTATATTGGTTTGCAGTTACGGTGTTTTCCAGGGGATTGAAGTGATCGCCCGTACCGCTCAATTTGTGCTGCCCCTGTTTGTGCTCAGCTTTCTTAGCATTGTATTTTTTGCTTTTCAAGATATGCAGCTGAAAGAATTAATGCCTTTGCTGGAAGGAGGAATGTATCCCATCATCAGGGCGTCCGTAGTTCCGGGTTCCTGGTTTGGTGAATGCATCATTCTGGCTTTTCTGTTTCCCCACATCCATAAGCAAAAAGAGATTTTTCGACAAGGCTTTTGGGCTATCCTGGCCGCCGCAGTTTTCTTTACCGGGAATATACTCTTAACCGTGCTTATTTTGGGTCCGGAATTAACGGCCAACTACGATTTACCCTTTTGGCTGGTCATTCGTTTTATTGAAGTTGGAAGCACTTTTCTGCGCATTGAGACGGTCATCGTTTTTCTCTGGATTTCCGCAGTTGTCGTGAAGTTTACCCTCATTTATTATTTAGGGTGTGTCACGACCGCCGAAGTATTTGGCTGGAAATCCTATCAACGGATTGTAATTCCTTTTGGGTTAGTTCTCGCCGCAGCTTCCAATTTTCTTTTGAACAATTCGATGGAGTTAAATTCATTCTTAAGCAACTATTGGCCGCCTTTTGCCTATGTTTTTGAACTGGTGATACCAGGTCTGTTATTGGCGGCGGCTGTACTCCTTAAGAAAGGAAGAAAGGCACAGTGAAGAAGAAGGCTCATGGTTTATTAGTGATCAGCCTGTTGGCAAGCGTCCTCCTGATGAACGGATGTTGGGACAGCAGGGAAGTGGAGGACTTAGCTGTATCAACTCTTGTTGCCTGGGATCGAGTTACCGTCGAGGGGAAGGATCTATGGCAGATTTCCACCCGCATCCTGGATTTGAGAGTACCTCAGGGCAGTGGGGGAAAAAAAGATTCAAGTGCGCGGGAGCTCCTGCTGAAAGGGACCGGAATTACGATCCAAGATGCTTTTAATAATCTGGTCAAGCGCTTGCCGGCTACGGATTTTGTTGAGCATAATGTGGCGATTATTATTGGGGAAAGAGTGGCCCGGGAAGAACTTCCCAATATCATGAGTGCGGACCTGCGCTTGCCCTTCTCCCGTATCAGTGTTGATATGTTTGTTTGTGAAGGGGAGGCTTATAAAATATTGCAGGCAGAACCGGAATTGAGTTCAACTTTGTCAAAAGAGGTGCGCAAGATTGCTGATAAAACCATGGAAGAAAGCGGAGCTGCTCTTAAAATGACCGCATTGGATTTCAGTAAGCAGCTTATTCGCAAGGACCGGGATACAGTATTGCCCCGCATCAGAATTTATTCCAAGCAGGAGGGAGAGGAAAGCGTCGAAACCTCTGTAGAGATTCAGGGATTTGGAGTGATTCGTGACTCAGAGCTGGTTGGGTGGCTGGAGGACGAAGAAGCTTTAGGGTATGTTCTCAGCGTGGGACGTCCGACGAATCCGGAAATCCCTCTGGCAGTGACGGTGGGAGATGTTCTCTTCAGTTTTTATATGACCAATAC is a window encoding:
- a CDS encoding Ger(x)C family spore germination protein, which produces MKKKAHGLLVISLLASVLLMNGCWDSREVEDLAVSTLVAWDRVTVEGKDLWQISTRILDLRVPQGSGGKKDSSARELLLKGTGITIQDAFNNLVKRLPATDFVEHNVAIIIGERVAREELPNIMSADLRLPFSRISVDMFVCEGEAYKILQAEPELSSTLSKEVRKIADKTMEESGAALKMTALDFSKQLIRKDRDTVLPRIRIYSKQEGEESVETSVEIQGFGVIRDSELVGWLEDEEALGYVLSVGRPTNPEIPLAVTVGDVLFSFYMTNTKGQISSGLVEGKPKFTIHIKADGVVHEASVPMLNEEDRPVLEKAIEEKIIDVVWKTVAKARECDADIFGFNEHLHRYHLKEWKTIAPEWRSYFRDAEIEVEVDAEIKAFGTSNTGFDF